A genomic region of Papaver somniferum cultivar HN1 chromosome 7, ASM357369v1, whole genome shotgun sequence contains the following coding sequences:
- the LOC113296834 gene encoding multiple RNA-binding domain-containing protein 1-like: MSRVCVKNLPKYVAEDNLRDFFSQKGEVTDAKLMRTRDGKSRQFAFIGFRTEQQAEEALKYFNNSYMDTSRITCEIAHKVGDANIPRPWSRHSVTKKEETVDESKKTGGAAAKSSSNKGELKKNKKDMEVDDPQLREFLEVMQPRSKTKLWGNDTLGSTLAVADQIGKDAVERTRPDKVDKKRKDPSKVKLDKHAEKENGPSDDSAKKETLVLPKTEDLSDMDYFKSKVKKDWSDSDSDSGSESEDGPNSEAEAGREVYAEEPSDDYTGEASQEKIEEEEGPPGGSDGEMVEPEDPSSVLDDAKKQILETGRLFVRNLPYTASEEDLTEIFSKFGDISEVHLVVDRDTKRSKGIAYVLYTLPEFAVRAFEELDNSIFQGRLLHILPAKQQNTSMKQDSNAGGQASKTFKQQKDDQRKATEAGGDTRAWNTLFMRPDTVVENIARKYGVSKSDFLDREADDLAVRIALGETHVIADTKKGLVNAGINVSALEEFASRKTDGSKRSNHVLLVKNLPYGSSEGDLTKMFGKFGSLDKIVLPQTKTLALVVFLEANEARAAFKGLAYKRYKDAPLYLEWAPANTLSPSSTSEADAQKYGVVGENDVKRAIIEQGVEAISGVEVDPDRVESRSLFVKNLNFITSDESLKKHFTEKIKEGRIQSAKVKKHLKNGKNVSMGFGFIELDSVETATKVCKDLQGTILDGHALILQHCHAKSDEQVARRVDKDKSSTKLIVRNVAFEATEKDLRQLFSPFGQVKSLRLPMKLGNHRGFAFVEFVTKQEAQNALQQLSSVHLYGRHLVLERAKEGETLEDLRARTAAQFTDEQNGYQNPTKLAKKRKHMDILDKSDVMFEKIAR, encoded by the exons AT GTCACGTGTATGTGTGAAGAATTTACCAAAATATGTTGCTGAAGATAATCTCAGAGATTTCTTCTCTCAGAAAGGGGAAGTAACTGATGCTAAACTCATGAGAACTAG AGATGGTAAGAGTAGACAATTCGCTTTTATTGGGTTTCGAACGGAGCAACAAGCTGAAGAAGCTCTTAAGTACTTCAACAATTCTTATATGGATACATCTAGAATTACATGTGAG ATTGCTCATAAAGTTGGGGATGCAAATATTCCACGTCCATGGAGTCGGCATTCCGTTACAAAAAAAGAAGAGACAGTAGATGAAAGTAAAAAAACTGGTGGTGCTGCTGCTAAAAGCTCAAGCAATAAAGgagaattgaagaaaaataaaaaggacATGGAGGTCGATGACCCTCAACTTCGAGAGTTTCTTGAAGTTATGCAACCACGGAGTAAGACGAAGTTGTGGGGGAATGATACATTAGGAAGTACTCTTGCTGTTGCTGACCAAATTGGCAAAGATGCTGTTGAAAGAACTCGTCCTGACAAGGTTGACAAGAAACGGAAGGATCCATCAAAGGTAAAATTAGATAAGCatgctgaaaaagaaaatggGCCATCTGATGATTCAGCAAAGAAAGAGACGCTTGTTCTACCTAAAACTGAGGATCTTTCTGATATGGATTATTTCAAGAGTAAAGTGAAAAAGGATTGGTCggattctgattctgattctggTTCAGAGAGTGAAGATGGTCCAAATAGTGAAGCCGAAGCTGGTAGGGAAGTGTACGCAGAAGAACCCTCTGATGACTATACTGGAGAGGCCTCTCAAGAAAAGATAGAAGAGGAAGAAGGTCCTCCTGGAGGATCTGATGGTGAGATGGTTGAGCCTGAGGACCCATCGTCAGTCTTAGATGATGCTAAAAAACAGATTCTTGAGACAGGGCGTCTCTTTGTTCGCAATCTTCCATACACTGCGAG TGAGGAAGATCTGACGGAGATTTTTAGCAAATTTGGTGATATTTCAGAGGTCCATCTTGTTGTTGATAGAGATACCAAACGATCAAAAGGAATTGCATATGTTCTCTATACACTTCCAGAATTCGCAGTTAG GGCATTTGAAGAGTTAGACAATTCAATTTTCCAGGGCAGGTTATTGCATATTCTACCAGCAAAACAGCAAAACACTTCTATGAAACAAGA CTCTAATGCTGGTGGCCAAGCTTCAAAAACTTTTAAGCAACAAAAGGACGACCAAAGAAAAGCAACTGAAGCCGGTGGAGATACACGAGCATGGAACACTTTATTCATGCGCCCTGATACA GTTGTGGAGAACATTGCTAGGAAATATGGAGTGAGTAAAAGTGATTTTCTTGACCGGGAAGCAGATGATTTAGCTGTTCGCATTGCTTTGGGAGAGACACACGTCATTGCTGATACAAAAAAAGGTTTAGTAAATGCTGGTATCAACGTTTCTGCTTTAGAGGAATTTGCCTCTCGAAAGACCGATGGAAGCAAAAGAAGCAATCATGTTCTACTCGTGAAGAATTTGCCATATGGCTCTTCTGAGGGAGATCTGACGAAGATGTTTGGCAAATTTGGAAGCTTGGATAAAATTGTTCTTCCTCAAACCAAAACATTGGCCTTG GTTGTTTTCCTTGAAGCAAATGAAGCACGTGCAGCTTTCAAAGGCCTAGCGTACAAGCGTTACAA AGATGCCCCATTGTATTTGGAATGGGCTCCTGCCAATACCCTCTCTCCAAGTTCAACATCGGAGGCTGATGCTCAGAAGTATGGTGTCGTTGGTGAAAACGATGTGAAGAGAGCTATTATCGAACAAGGGGTTGAAGCAATATCTGGAGTTGAGGTTGATCCTGATAGAGTTGAG TCACGGTCTCTATTtgtcaaaaatttgaattttataaCATCTGATGAGAGTTTGAAAAAGCATTTTACTGAAAAGATTAAGGAGGGAAGAATTCAAAGTGCCAAG GTTAAGAAGCACTTGAAAAATGGAAAGAATGTCTCCATGGGTTTTGGTTTCATCGAATTGGATTCTGTTGAAACAGCAACAAAAGTGTGCAAAGATTTACAG GGAACAATTTTGGATGGCCATGCACTAATTTTGCAACACTGCCATGCCAAATCGGATGAGCAAGTTGCAAGAAGAGTTGATAAAGACAAGAGTTCTACCAAGTTAATTGTAAGAAATGTTGCATTTGAGGCAACAGAGAAAGATCTGAGACAGCTGTTCAGTCCTTTCGGCCAG GTAAAAAGTTTAAGGTTACCGATGAAGTTAGGGAACCACAGAGGTTTTGCGTTTGTTGAGTTTGTAACAAAGCAGGAAGCTCAGAATGCTCTCCAACAGCTTTCAAGTGTCCATTTGTATGGTCGGCATCTG GTATTGGAACGAGCAAAGGAAGGAGAGACCTTGGAAGACTTGCGAGCTAGAACTGCTGCTCAGTTCACTGATGAGCAAAATGGATACCAAAATCCAACAAAGCTAGCGAAGAAGAGAAAACATATGGACATTCTTGACAAATCTGATGTTATGTTTGAAAAGATTGCCCGCTAA